CTGCTGGGCAGTGTCGGCGAGCCAATTAACCCCGAAGCCTGGCTCTGGTTTTACCGGGATATCGGCGGCGAGAAATGCCCTATCGTTGATACCTGGTGGCAGACCGAGACCGGCGGCTTGATGATATCCCCCGCCCCGGGGATAGAATGCGTCCCGCTCAAGCCCGGCTCAGCCACCCTGCCGTTGCCCGGCGTTGAGGCTGAAGTGGTCGACGAAAAGGGGCAGCCGGTACCCACGGGGGAGAGAGGCTTACTGGTGATCAAGAGACCCTGGCCAGGGATGCTCATGGGGATTCACGGCGACCCGGAGCGGTACCGGGAGACCTACTGGTCACGTTTCCCCGGCGCCTTCTACACCGGCGACTATGCCGTGAAAGACACGGACGGCTACTTCTGGCTTCTGGGCCGGGCTGATGAGGTACTGAAAATCGCCGGGCACAGAATAGGTACTGCCGAGCTGGAGGATGCGGCTGTCTCTCACCCTGAAGTAGCTGAAGCCGCCGTAGTGAGCAAAGCTGACCCGGTAAAGGGGGAAAGCATCATAATCTTCGCCCGTCTTAATGCTGGAACCATGCCCTCCGCCGACCTGAAAAAAGAGCTTGCCTCTCACATGCGCGCCGTGGTCGGCCCGATAGCCACCCCTGATGAGGTCTACTTTGTCAAACAGCTGCCCAAGACTAGGAGCGGCAAGATCATGCGGCGAATCCTGAAGGCGGTAGCCAACGATACCCCTATCGGGGACATCACTACCCTGGAAGACGAAACCTCGGTGGAGGAAGTAATCAGAAGCTACCAGGAACTCAAGAGAGTCAGGGAGGCAAGGTAAAAATGCTACCTGATCCTCTGGTTACAGGGATAATAGAACGGTAACCTGTCTACATAAATTGTGGAAGGAGGTATTTAATATTGCCTGTTTCACTTTCTATCAGTGAGATTCTCAACATAGCCATCGGCATTGAAAGGAGCGGAATCGCTTTCTACGACATCATGAGCCGGTCGGTAGAGGATACCCGCGTTCGAGAAATCTTCGAGTATCTGGTGATTATGGAACGGGAGCACATCCGGATTTTCCAGGGTATGCTCAGTGAAGCTGATGAACGTCAACCTTCAGAAATCGAAAGCGCTGAACAACCGGCTTATCTCAAGTCACTGGTTGATAACGCTGTCTTTACAGATGATATGATTGCGAGCGAGGCGGCCAAGCAAACAGATAGCGATATTAAAGCACTGGAACTGGCAATCAGCGCCGAAAAGGATTCCATCCTGTTTTACTATGAGATGAAAGAGATAGTACCGCCGCCAGCCCACCCGACGCTAAACAGAATAATCGCCGAGGAAAAAATGCATCTGAGGCGACTCT
This region of Dehalococcoidales bacterium genomic DNA includes:
- a CDS encoding ferritin family protein, producing MPVSLSISEILNIAIGIERSGIAFYDIMSRSVEDTRVREIFEYLVIMEREHIRIFQGMLSEADERQPSEIESAEQPAYLKSLVDNAVFTDDMIASEAAKQTDSDIKALELAISAEKDSILFYYEMKEIVPPPAHPTLNRIIAEEKMHLRRLSELKEKMTAA